One Pleurocapsa sp. PCC 7327 DNA segment encodes these proteins:
- a CDS encoding aminotransferase class I/II-fold pyridoxal phosphate-dependent enzyme, producing the protein MSHIKRYKYLNIVEKYMTEGIQKGYCYLSVEDDELNGRTIKIHGQDLINFGSGSYLGLETDRRLIDGAIEGALRYGTQFSSSRAYVASGQHSELEALLAQIFNVSADCVIVLPSTTLAHMSVIPVTIESKDVIVLDRHVHNTVRMAVNLLKSLENGVEAIEIPHNRLDILEQKIKELRNRASRIWYMIDSIYSMHGDIGPLKTLEDMLNDYERLYVYVDDAHGMSWKGISGRGYMLDTIKLHSKMVIATSLNKSFGAAGGALVFPEKKWSQRVRTCGEPLIFTGPMQPPLLGACIASAKVHLSDEIRTLQSDLLTRIKYCNELLKKYNVPIEELIAPIFFVRVGKRDKTRFLAENLRRDGYYFNVATFPAVPPERTGIRFTVTVHHSLDDIQNLIEAIASYLKEFDR; encoded by the coding sequence ATGTCACATATTAAACGTTATAAATATCTGAATATTGTAGAGAAATATATGACAGAAGGAATCCAAAAAGGATATTGTTATTTATCTGTAGAAGATGACGAATTGAATGGCAGGACGATAAAAATCCACGGACAGGATTTGATTAACTTTGGTTCTGGTAGTTATCTGGGATTGGAAACTGACAGACGCTTGATTGATGGTGCGATCGAAGGTGCCTTAAGATATGGCACTCAATTTTCTTCTTCTCGTGCTTATGTAGCTAGCGGTCAACATTCTGAACTGGAAGCTTTGTTGGCTCAAATTTTTAATGTTTCTGCCGACTGCGTAATTGTTCTGCCTTCTACAACACTTGCACATATGTCAGTAATTCCTGTAACGATTGAGAGTAAGGATGTTATCGTCCTCGATCGCCACGTTCATAATACTGTGCGCATGGCTGTAAACTTACTAAAATCCTTGGAAAATGGTGTCGAAGCGATCGAAATTCCCCATAATCGTCTGGATATTCTAGAACAGAAAATTAAAGAACTGCGAAATAGGGCTTCTCGTATTTGGTACATGATTGACAGCATATATTCCATGCATGGCGATATAGGGCCATTAAAGACTTTAGAAGATATGCTGAACGATTACGAACGGTTATATGTGTATGTAGATGATGCTCATGGCATGAGTTGGAAGGGAATATCTGGGCGTGGATATATGCTAGATACGATTAAATTACATAGCAAGATGGTAATTGCTACGTCTCTAAATAAATCGTTTGGTGCGGCGGGAGGCGCATTAGTGTTTCCAGAAAAGAAATGGAGTCAACGGGTTAGAACCTGTGGAGAACCACTTATATTTACAGGACCCATGCAGCCTCCCTTACTGGGAGCATGTATTGCATCCGCGAAGGTTCATTTATCGGATGAGATAAGAACGCTTCAATCCGATTTACTGACGAGAATTAAATATTGTAACGAGCTATTGAAAAAATATAACGTGCCTATCGAAGAATTAATAGCTCCTATCTTTTTTGTTAGGGTTGGGAAACGCGATAAAACTAGGTTTTTGGCAGAAAATTTACGAAGAGATGGTTACTACTTCAATGTTGCTACTTTCCCCGCCGTTCCACCAGAAAGAACTGGCATCCGTTTTACTGTTACTGTGCATCATAGCTTAGATGATATTCAAAACTTAATCGAGGCAATTGCTAGTTATTTGAAAGAATTCGATCGTTAA